In Aquimarina spinulae, a single window of DNA contains:
- a CDS encoding YicC/YloC family endoribonuclease: MIKSMTGFGKSILQLPTKKITIEVKSLNSKNLDLNARIPSQYREKELQMRNTIAKKLARGKVDFGLYVEATGEETSNKVNEAIVKEYIRQLSNVHEGDTIELLKMAVRMPDALKTEREQIDEQEFNAIKDELTKALTAIENYRIDEGKALEKDFNIRVKNISELLDKVIQMDPERMEAVRERLHKAVSDLKEEVDQNRFEQELIYYLEKFDITEEKVRLANHLEYFTTTLNSSDSNGKKLGFITQEIGREINTIGSKSNYAPMQQLVVQMKDELEKIKEQLLNVL; the protein is encoded by the coding sequence ATGATCAAATCTATGACAGGCTTCGGGAAGTCTATCCTGCAGCTACCTACAAAAAAAATAACGATTGAGGTTAAATCACTTAATAGTAAAAACTTAGACCTTAATGCAAGGATCCCTTCACAATACCGTGAAAAGGAGCTTCAAATGCGAAATACTATTGCAAAAAAACTAGCAAGAGGTAAGGTTGATTTTGGATTATATGTTGAAGCAACAGGAGAAGAAACTTCAAACAAGGTTAATGAAGCTATTGTAAAAGAATACATCAGACAATTATCAAATGTGCACGAAGGTGATACTATAGAGTTATTAAAAATGGCCGTTCGTATGCCTGATGCTTTAAAAACAGAACGTGAACAAATCGATGAGCAAGAATTTAATGCTATAAAAGATGAACTTACCAAAGCGTTAACAGCGATAGAAAATTATAGAATCGATGAAGGAAAAGCATTAGAAAAAGACTTCAATATTCGTGTTAAAAATATAAGCGAACTCCTTGATAAAGTTATACAAATGGATCCTGAACGTATGGAAGCGGTTAGAGAACGACTACATAAAGCTGTATCTGATTTAAAAGAAGAGGTCGATCAAAATCGTTTTGAACAGGAGTTGATTTATTATCTTGAGAAATTTGATATTACAGAAGAAAAAGTTCGATTGGCAAATCATTTAGAGTATTTTACTACTACATTAAATTCTTCGGATTCTAATGGAAAGAAACTTGGTTTTATTACTCAGGAAATAGGTCGTGAAATTAATACCATTGGCAGTAAATCTAATTATGCCCCTATGCAACAACTAGTAGTTCAGATGAAAGATGAGCTCGAAAAAATTAAAGAACAATTACTAAACGTGTTGTAA
- the gmk gene encoding guanylate kinase, whose protein sequence is MNQGKLIVLSAPSGSGKTTLVKYLLNQEELNLGFSISAASRQPRGGEVHGKDYYFLSLREFKDKIKAEEFLEWEEVYRDNFYGTLKTEIQRLWDNGKHVIFDIDVVGGLDIKSIYPDRTLAIFVKPPSIEELKIRLKKRKTESEDKINMRVAKASTEMATAPQFDAIITNDDLEKAKNEVYQLVKKFLLKELK, encoded by the coding sequence ATGAACCAAGGTAAACTTATTGTACTTTCGGCACCTTCTGGAAGTGGAAAAACTACTTTAGTTAAATACTTGCTTAATCAAGAAGAATTAAATCTCGGATTTTCTATTTCTGCAGCTTCTCGACAGCCTCGAGGAGGAGAAGTTCATGGAAAAGATTATTATTTTTTATCATTAAGAGAGTTTAAAGACAAGATTAAAGCCGAAGAATTTCTAGAATGGGAAGAGGTATATCGGGATAATTTTTATGGAACATTAAAAACCGAAATACAACGACTTTGGGATAACGGTAAACATGTGATTTTTGATATCGATGTTGTGGGTGGCTTGGATATTAAAAGCATATATCCAGATCGTACATTGGCAATTTTTGTAAAACCACCTAGTATTGAAGAACTCAAAATTCGTTTGAAGAAACGTAAAACCGAATCCGAAGATAAAATCAATATGAGAGTTGCCAAAGCCTCTACCGAAATGGCTACTGCTCCTCAGTTTGACGCTATCATAACGAATGATGATCTAGAAAAAGCTAAAAACGAAGTATATCAATTGGTTAAAAAGTTTCTTTTAAAAGAATTAAAATAA
- a CDS encoding peroxiredoxin, protein MAALRLGDEAPNFIAQTTEGEIDFHNWLGEDWGILFSHPADYTPVCTTELGTVSKYTNEFNKRNVKVAALSVDGLESHHGWIKDINETQDTTVNFPIIADEDRKVSELYDMIHPNADSQLTVRSVFVIAPDKKIKLTITYPASTGRNFDELLRVIDSLQLTAYHKVATPANWNPGEDCVIVPSVANEEIAELFPKGYKEIKPYLRMTPQPNLN, encoded by the coding sequence ATGGCTGCATTAAGATTAGGAGATGAAGCACCAAACTTCATTGCACAAACTACAGAAGGAGAAATAGATTTTCATAATTGGTTGGGAGAAGACTGGGGAATTTTATTTTCACATCCGGCAGATTATACCCCTGTTTGTACTACAGAATTAGGTACAGTATCAAAATACACAAATGAATTTAATAAACGCAATGTAAAAGTTGCTGCATTGAGTGTAGATGGCTTAGAATCTCATCACGGGTGGATTAAAGATATTAATGAAACACAAGACACAACAGTTAATTTTCCTATCATCGCCGATGAGGATAGAAAGGTATCAGAATTATATGATATGATTCATCCCAATGCAGATAGTCAACTAACAGTACGTTCTGTTTTTGTAATAGCACCAGATAAAAAGATCAAACTTACAATAACATATCCAGCTTCTACAGGAAGAAATTTTGATGAGTTATTACGCGTTATTGATTCGCTTCAGTTAACGGCATACCATAAAGTAGCTACACCAGCAAATTGGAACCCTGGAGAAGATTGCGTTATTGTACCCTCTGTAGCTAATGAAGAAATAGCCGAATTATTCCCAAAAGGGTATAAAGAGATAAAACCATATTTAAGGATGACACCTCAGCCTAATTTAAATTAG
- a CDS encoding enoyl-CoA hydratase/isomerase family protein yields MYNNILTSQDNGVTTITINRPSKLNALNKETIQELHAAFRVANLDTDTKVIIITGSGEKAFVAGADISEFADFSVSEGGNLATKGQELLFDFVANLSTPVIAAVNGFALGGGLELAMAAHFRIASDNAKMGLPEVSLGVIPGYGGTQRLPQLVGKGRAMEMIMTAGMIDANHALQYGLVNYVTAQDELIPLAEKLAGKIMRNSSVAIGAAIKAINSGYEDGVNGYKTEIQQFGNCFGTEDFKEGTTAFLEKRRADFPGK; encoded by the coding sequence ATGTATAATAATATTCTAACATCTCAGGATAACGGGGTTACTACGATTACGATCAATCGTCCATCAAAATTAAATGCTCTTAATAAAGAAACTATTCAGGAATTACATGCGGCTTTTAGAGTTGCTAATCTCGATACAGATACTAAAGTTATTATCATTACCGGAAGTGGCGAAAAAGCATTTGTTGCAGGTGCAGATATTAGTGAATTTGCAGATTTTTCGGTATCAGAAGGAGGGAACCTGGCTACAAAAGGACAAGAGCTGCTTTTTGATTTTGTTGCTAATCTTTCTACACCAGTAATTGCTGCCGTAAATGGATTTGCTTTGGGTGGTGGTTTAGAATTAGCTATGGCGGCGCATTTTAGAATTGCTAGTGATAATGCAAAAATGGGATTACCAGAAGTTTCTTTAGGAGTAATACCTGGTTATGGTGGTACACAGCGTTTACCACAGTTAGTTGGTAAAGGCAGAGCTATGGAAATGATAATGACCGCAGGAATGATCGATGCTAATCATGCATTGCAATACGGGCTGGTAAATTATGTAACCGCTCAGGACGAATTAATACCATTAGCAGAAAAGTTAGCGGGAAAAATTATGAGAAACTCATCTGTAGCGATTGGTGCAGCCATCAAAGCTATAAATTCTGGGTATGAAGATGGTGTAAATGGATATAAAACAGAGATTCAACAATTCGGAAACTGTTTTGGTACCGAAGATTTTAAAGAAGGAACTACAGCATTTTTAGAGAAACGTAGAGCTGATTTCCCGGGAAAGTAA
- a CDS encoding sensor histidine kinase: MRLLKLSLRTRIFISMTILVLLASILIAAVTIYQYKEEAEEYHQGRLERKEERIQITINNVLKRTTYPVSKENIALIFREKDRIYQISEEHSMPINIYGLTGKLLVKSEGGFAKDTTDIQINPIILDTLASLYNKKYLVKSEKNGERFLTSYTYITDVKSKPLGILHLPYLEDDDLITRELLEFLKRLGQVYLLMLLVAIVLAYFLSKYITRSLKTISETIDQTRLDKRNKRIDIGDASEEIYSLVNAYNSMIDELEQSAAMLAKSEREAAWREMAKQVAHEIKNPLTPMRLTVQSFQRKFDPNDPKIHQKVQEYSDTLIQQIDTMSSIASAFSNFAQMPAQKSETLDVVKIIGLALDIFNEDYIIFPSEKEKIIAKFDRTQLIRVVTNLVKNGIQAIPEDRIPKIIVDVFSENGEVLITVADNGIGITEENTKKVFEPKFTTKTSGMGLGLGMVKNIVETYNGSITFTSKEGKGTVFKVKFPKE; encoded by the coding sequence ATGAGGCTACTAAAACTTTCTCTTCGTACACGAATTTTTATCTCTATGACTATATTGGTATTGTTGGCCTCTATTTTGATTGCAGCCGTTACGATCTATCAATATAAGGAGGAAGCAGAAGAATATCATCAAGGCCGATTAGAACGAAAAGAAGAACGAATTCAAATCACAATTAATAATGTATTAAAAAGGACAACTTATCCTGTAAGTAAGGAAAATATAGCATTAATTTTTAGAGAAAAAGATCGCATTTATCAAATTTCTGAAGAACATTCTATGCCTATTAATATTTATGGGCTTACGGGAAAATTATTAGTTAAATCAGAAGGTGGATTTGCAAAAGATACTACCGATATCCAAATTAATCCTATTATTTTAGATACATTGGCTTCGCTTTATAATAAGAAGTATTTGGTAAAATCTGAAAAAAATGGAGAACGATTTTTAACATCCTATACCTATATTACAGATGTTAAATCAAAACCTTTAGGGATTCTACATTTACCATATCTTGAAGATGATGATTTAATCACAAGAGAATTATTAGAGTTTTTGAAACGTCTGGGGCAGGTGTATTTACTAATGCTTTTAGTGGCAATTGTTTTGGCTTACTTTTTGTCAAAGTATATTACCAGATCCTTAAAGACAATTTCTGAAACGATAGACCAGACCCGATTAGATAAGCGAAATAAACGAATAGATATTGGTGATGCCAGTGAAGAAATTTATTCATTGGTAAATGCCTATAATAGTATGATCGATGAACTTGAACAAAGTGCTGCAATGCTTGCCAAAAGCGAGCGAGAGGCAGCATGGAGGGAAATGGCAAAACAGGTAGCGCACGAAATTAAAAACCCATTAACACCAATGCGATTAACAGTGCAGAGTTTTCAACGTAAATTTGATCCCAATGACCCTAAAATTCATCAAAAAGTTCAGGAATATAGCGATACTTTGATCCAGCAAATCGATACGATGAGTTCTATCGCTTCGGCATTTTCAAACTTTGCACAGATGCCTGCACAAAAAAGTGAGACCCTGGATGTGGTAAAGATCATAGGGCTGGCATTGGATATTTTTAACGAGGACTATATTATTTTTCCTTCAGAAAAAGAAAAAATCATTGCTAAGTTTGATAGAACACAATTGATACGAGTAGTCACCAATTTAGTGAAAAACGGTATACAGGCAATTCCCGAAGATCGTATCCCTAAAATTATTGTAGATGTATTCTCAGAGAATGGAGAAGTTCTTATTACAGTTGCTGATAATGGAATTGGGATAACCGAAGAAAATACTAAGAAGGTTTTCGAACCTAAATTCACAACCAAAACCAGTGGTATGGGACTTGGATTAGGAATGGTAAAAAATATTGTGGAAACCTATAATGGAAGTATTACCTTTACATCAAAAGAAGGAAAAGGCACTGTTTTTAAAGTTAAATTCCCAAAAGAATAG
- a CDS encoding CopD family protein — protein sequence MLEYYNYIKSLHLIFVITWFAGLFYIPRLFIYQIEASQKPLPDRDILGKQLKLMAKRLWFIITWPSAILATLFAIWLLILMPAWLQQPWMHVKLGFVVLLIMYHLKCHHIYKQLQLDIIKWSSGHMRMWNEGSTIILFSVIFLVIVRDAVNWIYGVVGILSLAIILMMGIKLYKRIRDKNPNA from the coding sequence ATGCTCGAATATTATAATTACATAAAATCTTTGCACCTGATCTTTGTGATCACATGGTTTGCCGGGCTATTTTATATTCCCAGGTTGTTTATCTATCAAATAGAAGCTTCTCAAAAGCCTCTACCCGATAGAGACATATTAGGTAAACAACTTAAATTAATGGCTAAACGTCTTTGGTTTATTATCACCTGGCCTTCTGCTATATTAGCAACTTTATTTGCAATTTGGTTACTCATTTTAATGCCAGCTTGGCTACAACAACCTTGGATGCATGTTAAACTTGGGTTTGTAGTGTTACTTATTATGTATCACCTTAAGTGCCATCATATCTATAAACAACTGCAGCTTGATATTATAAAATGGTCATCTGGACATATGCGAATGTGGAATGAAGGTTCAACAATCATTCTCTTTTCGGTCATTTTTCTTGTTATCGTTCGAGATGCAGTAAACTGGATATATGGAGTTGTAGGGATACTATCACTCGCAATTATACTTATGATGGGAATTAAACTTTATAAAAGAATTCGGGATAAGAACCCTAACGCATAA
- a CDS encoding CoA transferase subunit B encodes MLDKNGIAKRIAKELQDGYFVNLGIGIPTLVANYIPQGIEVEFQSENGVLGMGPFPFEGEEDADIINAGKQTITTMPGASFFDSAMSFGMIRGQHVDLTILGAMEVSEEGDIANWKIPGKMVKGMGGAMDLVASAENIIVAMMHTNKAGASKLLKKCSLPLTGVSCVKKIVTNLAFLEITDKGFKLLERAPGVSVEEIKNATEGNLIIEGDIPEMILD; translated from the coding sequence ATGTTAGATAAAAACGGAATTGCAAAGCGTATTGCTAAAGAACTACAGGACGGGTATTTTGTAAACTTGGGAATAGGTATACCTACATTGGTTGCCAATTATATCCCGCAAGGTATAGAAGTAGAGTTTCAAAGCGAAAACGGAGTCCTAGGAATGGGACCTTTTCCTTTTGAAGGAGAAGAAGATGCAGATATTATAAATGCAGGAAAACAAACTATTACCACAATGCCGGGAGCATCGTTTTTTGATTCTGCAATGAGTTTTGGGATGATTCGAGGACAACACGTTGATTTAACAATTTTAGGAGCAATGGAAGTTTCTGAAGAAGGAGATATAGCAAACTGGAAGATCCCAGGTAAAATGGTAAAAGGAATGGGAGGAGCAATGGATCTGGTAGCAAGTGCAGAGAATATTATTGTGGCCATGATGCATACCAATAAAGCAGGAGCGTCTAAATTGCTGAAAAAATGTTCACTTCCGCTTACAGGAGTTAGTTGTGTAAAAAAAATAGTTACAAATCTGGCTTTTCTGGAAATCACCGATAAAGGTTTTAAACTTTTAGAAAGGGCACCTGGAGTATCTGTAGAAGAAATTAAGAATGCCACAGAAGGAAACCTCATAATTGAAGGTGATATTCCTGAAATGATATTAGATTGA
- a CDS encoding GNAT family N-acetyltransferase encodes MNFISKTYHTKLGKPLLIREATPADAKQLLALKLEYLKDTSTIPLFDYEYSNTIKEESELIQNLHQQSNSLLLVAESDGNIIGNIDLTGSWRKKMQHTAMIGMGIHTQWQNQSIGTLLIQNVLEWSKENEILKVLWLEVYATNLPGIALYRKMGFKESGSIENFFLEKEKYIDKITMTTKVD; translated from the coding sequence TTGAACTTTATCTCGAAAACATATCATACCAAATTAGGAAAACCTCTTTTAATTAGAGAAGCTACACCGGCAGATGCTAAGCAATTATTAGCATTAAAACTAGAGTATCTTAAAGACACCAGTACTATTCCTTTGTTTGATTACGAATATTCTAATACAATAAAAGAAGAAAGTGAGCTTATTCAAAATCTTCATCAACAATCCAATAGTTTATTATTGGTAGCCGAAAGTGACGGTAATATTATTGGAAACATAGATCTTACTGGTAGTTGGCGTAAAAAGATGCAACACACTGCCATGATAGGAATGGGAATTCATACCCAATGGCAAAACCAAAGCATCGGTACTCTTTTGATTCAAAATGTATTAGAATGGTCAAAAGAAAATGAAATATTAAAAGTACTATGGCTAGAAGTTTATGCCACAAATCTTCCCGGTATTGCTTTATATAGAAAAATGGGATTCAAGGAATCCGGAAGTATTGAGAATTTTTTTCTAGAAAAGGAAAAATATATAGATAAAATTACCATGACTACTAAAGTTGACTAA
- the nadD gene encoding nicotinate (nicotinamide) nucleotide adenylyltransferase, translating to MKKIGLYFGTFNPIHIGHLAIANHMAEFSDLDELWMVVTPHNPHKKKSSLLDNHHRYEMVYRATQSYPKLKPSDVEFKLPQPNYTVHTLAYVQEKYPKDQFHLIMGEDNLKNFHKWKNHEVILENHNIYVYPRIAEGIVASQFKDHPKIHRIDAPIMEISSTFIRKAIATNKNVRPLLPHTVWEYIDEMNFYR from the coding sequence ATGAAAAAAATCGGATTGTATTTTGGGACGTTTAATCCCATTCACATCGGTCATTTAGCAATCGCCAATCATATGGCTGAGTTCTCTGATCTTGATGAGTTATGGATGGTAGTAACTCCTCATAATCCTCATAAGAAGAAAAGTTCGCTACTAGATAACCATCATCGCTATGAGATGGTATATCGCGCTACACAATCGTATCCTAAATTAAAACCTAGTGATGTAGAATTTAAACTACCACAACCCAATTATACTGTGCATACACTTGCATACGTACAGGAAAAATACCCGAAGGATCAATTTCATCTTATTATGGGAGAGGATAATTTGAAGAATTTTCATAAATGGAAAAACCATGAGGTTATTCTCGAAAACCATAACATCTATGTGTATCCAAGAATTGCTGAAGGAATTGTAGCATCTCAATTTAAAGATCATCCCAAAATACATCGAATTGATGCTCCTATTATGGAAATCTCCTCGACGTTTATTCGAAAAGCTATTGCGACAAATAAAAATGTAAGACCTTTACTTCCACATACTGTATGGGAATATATTGATGAGATGAATTTCTACAGGTAG
- a CDS encoding CoA transferase subunit A — MIRKTVPNVTEALVGIKDDMTFMLGGFGLCGIPENTITELVKSNIKGLTCISNNAGVDDFGLGLLLQKKQIKKMISSYVGENDEFERQMLSGELDVELIPQGTLAERCRAAQGGFPAIYTPAGYGTEVAEGKETREFNGKMYVLEHAFKADFAFVKAWKGDEAGNLIFKGTARNFNPCMCGAAKITVAEVEELVPAGTLNPDHIHIPGIFVQRIFQGQDYEKRIEQRTVRKKEEV; from the coding sequence ATGATTCGTAAAACGGTACCCAATGTTACCGAAGCTTTGGTTGGTATCAAAGATGATATGACCTTTATGCTTGGAGGGTTTGGCCTATGTGGCATTCCCGAAAATACTATTACAGAGCTTGTAAAATCAAATATCAAAGGTCTTACCTGTATATCCAATAACGCAGGAGTTGATGATTTTGGATTAGGGCTTCTACTTCAAAAGAAACAAATCAAAAAAATGATCTCTTCTTATGTGGGAGAAAATGATGAATTCGAGCGTCAAATGCTTAGTGGCGAATTGGATGTAGAACTTATCCCACAAGGAACGTTGGCAGAAAGATGTCGTGCGGCACAGGGAGGTTTTCCTGCAATTTATACTCCGGCAGGTTACGGTACCGAAGTAGCCGAAGGAAAAGAAACTCGAGAATTTAATGGCAAAATGTATGTGTTAGAACACGCATTTAAAGCCGATTTTGCATTTGTAAAAGCCTGGAAAGGGGATGAAGCTGGGAATTTGATCTTTAAAGGAACGGCAAGAAACTTTAACCCTTGTATGTGTGGTGCTGCAAAAATAACAGTGGCCGAGGTAGAAGAATTAGTTCCCGCAGGAACCCTAAACCCTGATCATATACATATTCCGGGTATATTTGTTCAACGAATTTTTCAAGGACAAGATTATGAAAAAAGAATCGAACAACGCACTGTTCGTAAAAAAGAAGAAGTTTAA
- a CDS encoding ABC transporter ATP-binding protein, with protein sequence MNTTTLLSVQNLCVSFLSEEKENQVLYDISFDIHKNEILGVVGESGSGKSVASLAILGLLPNKISKITKGNIIYDGISLLSCNEKEYRAIRGNEIAMIFQEPMSSLNPSMKCGKQVEEILFQHTSLSKAEIKVEVLSLFEKVKLPEPDRAYKSYPHQLSGGQKQRIVIAMAIACKPKLLIADEPTTALDVTVQKEIIGLLKSLQEEYKMSILFISHDLSLVSEVADHVLVMYQGKMIEYGTTDTIFHNPQKEYTKALINARPPMNVRYQKLPTIADFFEDTDQKKEIITKEQRQQHHQNLYSQSPLLEVINVEKSYFSKVGLFGKAEFKAVDDVSFKLYEGETLGLVGESGCGKSTLGNTILQLDKANRGKVIYKGQDITQLSSSEIRSLRKEIQLIFQDPFASLNPRLTVGKAIMEPMQAHNLYNNDKERKQKVIELLERVSLTEEHFNRYPHEFSGGQRQRIGIARTIALQPKLIICDESVSALDISVQAQVLNLLNELKSNFGFTYIFISHDLAVVKYMSDQLLVMNKGKIEEQGDADLIYENPKRDYTKKLIHAIPQGK encoded by the coding sequence ATGAATACTACTACACTGCTTTCTGTACAAAATCTTTGTGTCTCTTTTTTATCAGAAGAAAAAGAAAATCAAGTACTCTACGACATCTCTTTCGACATTCATAAAAATGAAATATTAGGAGTTGTAGGAGAATCAGGGAGTGGTAAATCTGTAGCTTCATTAGCTATCCTGGGACTACTGCCTAATAAAATTTCTAAAATCACTAAAGGAAATATTATCTATGATGGTATTTCTTTATTAAGTTGTAATGAAAAAGAATATAGGGCGATTCGTGGTAATGAGATCGCTATGATTTTTCAGGAACCTATGAGTTCTTTAAATCCTTCTATGAAATGTGGGAAACAAGTTGAAGAAATCTTATTTCAGCACACATCACTGTCTAAAGCAGAAATAAAAGTAGAAGTACTTTCTTTATTCGAAAAAGTAAAACTTCCTGAACCTGATCGGGCATACAAATCATATCCTCATCAATTAAGCGGAGGCCAAAAACAACGTATCGTGATTGCTATGGCTATTGCTTGTAAACCAAAGCTTCTTATTGCAGATGAACCTACGACGGCACTTGATGTAACAGTACAAAAAGAAATTATTGGTTTGCTAAAAAGCCTGCAGGAAGAATATAAAATGAGTATTTTATTTATTTCTCATGACCTCTCACTGGTTTCAGAAGTTGCAGATCATGTTTTGGTTATGTATCAAGGAAAGATGATAGAATACGGAACAACAGATACCATTTTTCACAATCCTCAAAAAGAATACACCAAAGCATTAATTAATGCAAGACCCCCAATGAATGTTAGATATCAAAAACTACCAACTATTGCGGATTTTTTCGAGGATACGGATCAAAAAAAGGAAATCATTACCAAAGAACAGCGACAACAGCATCATCAAAATTTGTATAGTCAATCACCCCTACTAGAAGTTATAAACGTAGAAAAAAGTTATTTTTCTAAGGTTGGTTTATTTGGAAAAGCAGAATTTAAAGCTGTAGATGATGTGAGTTTTAAGCTCTATGAAGGTGAGACTTTGGGGCTCGTAGGAGAATCGGGTTGTGGTAAATCTACTTTAGGAAATACCATTTTACAATTAGATAAAGCCAATAGAGGTAAGGTTATATATAAAGGACAAGATATCACACAATTATCTTCTTCTGAGATACGAAGTCTTCGAAAAGAAATTCAGTTGATATTTCAGGATCCTTTTGCATCACTCAATCCAAGATTAACTGTAGGGAAAGCAATTATGGAACCTATGCAGGCGCATAATTTATATAACAATGACAAAGAACGAAAGCAAAAGGTCATAGAATTACTAGAGCGAGTAAGCCTAACTGAGGAACATTTTAACCGTTACCCGCACGAGTTTAGTGGTGGACAACGACAACGTATCGGGATTGCGCGTACTATAGCATTACAACCAAAACTTATTATCTGTGATGAATCTGTAAGTGCATTAGATATTTCTGTACAAGCACAAGTGCTTAATTTATTAAATGAGTTAAAAAGCAATTTTGGTTTTACCTACATCTTCATATCACATGATCTGGCTGTCGTAAAATATATGTCTGATCAGCTATTGGTTATGAATAAAGGTAAAATAGAAGAGCAAGGGGATGCAGATTTGATTTATGAAAACCCAAAAAGAGATTATACCAAAAAACTAATACATGCGATTCCGCAGGGAAAATAG
- a CDS encoding helix-turn-helix domain-containing protein — translation MNTILLGFAIIVSGSIGYFISIALVTTSFYKNRANNYLSLSLFLLTSLTLFGWFDIEDTVLEFLNNPVLEYLFGVTLFTYFLIQIQHKYLKESWYKWLYLPFICSLIIETILYLDTIFNFYNSDFVDLQFHIMDNASFVYNVFLIFWGRKLIKGSHTISEDKKSWLLRLNLFIICIIICWLLSTIEFYVFNSEYATSFLWILLSFLLWWVLYYGVFKLQIIVQKDEIHQYLVSKNTHNTQAKKKIRKTTVSKIITSLYILMEEEELYKNPLLSRLDLANRLETSEGYLSQIINQEINKSVIQFVNEYRIEAAKNLLHDPVFNKYSIEAIGMEAGFKSKSAFYNAFNTSLGMSPGAYRKLQKKS, via the coding sequence TTGAATACTATACTATTAGGTTTTGCAATTATTGTCAGTGGAAGTATAGGATATTTTATAAGTATCGCATTAGTCACTACTTCTTTTTATAAGAATAGGGCAAATAACTATCTCTCCCTATCATTATTTTTGCTAACAAGTTTGACTTTATTTGGGTGGTTTGATATAGAAGATACGGTTTTAGAATTTTTAAACAACCCTGTATTAGAGTACCTATTTGGAGTTACTCTATTTACCTATTTTCTAATTCAAATTCAACATAAGTACCTTAAAGAAAGTTGGTATAAATGGCTTTATCTTCCTTTCATTTGCTCTTTGATTATAGAAACTATTCTTTATTTAGATACTATTTTTAACTTCTATAATTCGGATTTTGTTGATCTGCAATTTCATATTATGGATAATGCATCATTTGTCTATAATGTGTTTTTAATCTTTTGGGGAAGGAAATTAATAAAAGGTTCTCATACTATTTCAGAAGATAAAAAGAGTTGGCTATTAAGATTAAACCTTTTTATAATATGCATTATAATATGCTGGCTTTTATCTACAATAGAGTTCTATGTATTCAATTCAGAATATGCTACAAGTTTTCTATGGATACTGCTTTCCTTTTTATTGTGGTGGGTATTATATTACGGAGTGTTCAAACTACAGATAATAGTTCAAAAAGACGAAATACACCAATATTTAGTTTCAAAAAACACACATAATACTCAGGCAAAAAAGAAAATAAGAAAGACTACTGTTTCTAAAATTATTACCTCACTTTATATATTAATGGAGGAGGAAGAGTTATATAAAAACCCTCTTTTAAGCAGGTTAGATCTGGCAAATCGGTTAGAAACTAGCGAAGGGTATTTATCTCAAATCATAAATCAGGAAATCAATAAAAGCGTTATTCAGTTTGTAAACGAATATCGAATTGAAGCGGCTAAAAACTTATTGCATGATCCGGTATTTAATAAATATTCTATCGAAGCTATAGGCATGGAAGCTGGTTTTAAATCTAAGAGTGCTTTCTATAACGCTTTTAATACCAGTTTAGGGATGTCTCCGGGAGCCTATAGAAAACTTCAAAAAAAGTCCTGA
- a CDS encoding DUF4177 domain-containing protein, which yields MKEYKLESLIYYSKLTLDKEHILKSSSQDIQMKLDEYGKNGWRLVSTDVEDFGMGMYFYLYFERDLKQ from the coding sequence ATGAAAGAGTATAAATTAGAGTCTTTGATCTATTATTCGAAATTGACTTTAGACAAAGAACATATTTTAAAATCTTCTTCCCAAGATATACAGATGAAGTTAGATGAGTATGGAAAGAACGGATGGAGATTAGTATCTACCGATGTAGAGGATTTTGGAATGGGAATGTATTTTTATCTGTATTTTGAAAGAGATTTAAAACAATAA